One genomic segment of Sminthopsis crassicaudata isolate SCR6 chromosome 2, ASM4859323v1, whole genome shotgun sequence includes these proteins:
- the THAP11 gene encoding THAP domain-containing protein 11, translating to MPGFTCCVPGCYNNSHRDKALHFYTFPKDAELRRQWLKNVSRAGVSGCFSTFQPTAGHRLCSVHFQGGRKTYTVRVPTIFPLRGVNERKARRPGGGGAAGAAARRRQQQQQQQQQTPQPSQPPPQPAALPAPAQASLVSASAAVLLTLQAAVESGAAAAAPPQPPAGDDVKPIDLTVQVEFASAEGAPAPELGVPAVAAAASGPQLVVVGEEGFPDTGSDHSYSLSSGTTEEELLRKLNEQRDILALMEVKMKEMKGSIRHLRLTEAKLREELREKDRLLAMAVIRKKHGM from the coding sequence ATGCCGGGCTTCACGTGCTGCGTGCCGGGCTGCTACAACAACTCGCACCGGGACAAGGCGCTGCACTTTTACACCTTCCCCAAGGACGCGGAGCTGCGGCGCCAATGGCTCAAGAACGTGTCCCGGGCCGGCGTCAGCGGCTGCTTCTCCACCTTCCAGCCTACGGCCGGCCATCGCCTGTGCAGCGTCCACTTCCAGGGCGGCCGCAAGACCTACACGGTGCGCGTCCCCACCATCTTCCCGCTGCGCGGCGTCAATGAGCGCAAGGCCCGGCGGCCCGGGGGCGGCGGAGCGGCGGGGGCGGCGGCCCGCcggaggcagcagcagcagcaacagcagcagcagacGCCGCAGCCATCCCAGCCCCCGCCGCAGCCGGCCGCGCTTCCGGCCCCGGCGCAGGCATCCCTAGTGTCGGCTTCGGCCGCCGTGCTGCTCACGCTGCAGGCGGCCGTGGAGAgcggagccgccgccgccgcccccccGCAGCCGCCGGCCGGGGACGACGTGAAGCCCATCGACCTGACGGTGCAGGTGGAGTTCGCCTCGGCCGAGGGGGCCCCCGCGCCCGAGCTCGGAGTCCCGGCCGTGGCTGCCGCGGCCTCGGGGCCCCAGCTGGTGGTGGTGGGCGAGGAGGGCTTCCCCGACACGGGCTCGGACCACTCTTACTCGCTGTCTTCTGGCACCACTGAGGAGGAGCTGCTGCGGAAGCTGAACGAGCAGCGCGACATCCTGGCCCTGATGGAGGTGAAGATGAAGGAGATGAAGGGCAGCATCCGCCACCTGCGGCTCACCGAGGCCAAGCTCCGGGAGGAACTCCGAGAGAAGGACCGGCTGCTGGCCATGGCGGTTATCCGCAAGAAGCACGGGATGTGA